One window of the Candidatus Zixiibacteriota bacterium genome contains the following:
- a CDS encoding protein kinase, whose protein sequence is MTLDAGQKLGPYEIISRAGVGGMGEVFKARDTRLDRTVAIKILSAPIAGNPDIRQRFEREARAISSLNHPHICTLYDVGSENETNYLVMEYLEGETLSSRLTRGPLPVNELLAYATQIADALDKAHRQGLIHRDLKPGNVMLGKSGAKLLDFGLAKLQPWGGVIHGVSGITRTTPLTGEGTIIGTLQYMSPEQLEGREADARSDIFAFGAILYEMATGKRAFDGRSQASLIAAVLEREPAPVSQLAPLAPPALDRVVSKCLAKDPEARWQSARDLTDELRWIQQSGSLAGVPAAVQARRRFRLRLSWTVAAVASLIAVSLLAIQITRPKTEPLVARFAISPRHDFSSVSWPRISPDGKLFAFLAADSSGAQRIWVRPLNSLEPYPLVGTENAGRPFWSPDSRHLAYFTGSQLKKVPVGGGPSLLICEADGGADGSWGVNDMIVFDGSITDSIRMVPASGGVASAATQIDRTRGERYHMWPWFLPDGEHFLYVAQVDSATQSNGMLMVGSVSGDKPIPLVRVGTRIEYSPAGFVVYMTDNILVAHPFDAGSLRMIGEPVPLANDVQAVGEPAHFSVSDNGTLVYLRGQGMGQREIHRLSRSGQDLGMVGSPGMYINVVLSPDGRKFASERTVERGNSTDIWVYDLERDVSSRLTFDPAVEAWPVWSADGSRVIFASNRNGNQFQIYQKSANGLDNDELLFKHDSASVFPFSAGRDGRTLIVGAALGRFDLWRFDMASKILDTLITTTFNERSASLSPDGRFLAYQSNETDRPEIYVRELSSGGGRWQISTRGGRFPSWRADGKEIFYVSTEFDFVAVPISTVNGFQVGSPASPFNRRYYGDPQASMNPYQASADGQRFLVVSQAAQSSTAEFVITQNWDSEMKKN, encoded by the coding sequence ATGACATTAGATGCCGGGCAGAAGCTGGGCCCATATGAGATTATCTCACGGGCCGGTGTTGGCGGGATGGGCGAAGTTTTCAAGGCGCGGGATACCCGGCTCGACCGCACAGTCGCAATCAAGATACTGTCGGCGCCAATCGCCGGCAACCCTGACATACGCCAGCGATTCGAGCGCGAGGCCAGGGCAATCTCGAGCCTCAATCATCCCCACATCTGCACGCTCTACGATGTCGGCTCCGAAAACGAGACCAATTATCTTGTCATGGAGTATCTCGAGGGGGAGACGCTCTCGTCGCGCCTGACTCGTGGGCCGCTTCCCGTTAACGAACTGCTCGCCTACGCCACACAGATTGCCGACGCGCTTGACAAGGCGCACCGGCAGGGGCTCATTCACCGGGACCTGAAACCGGGCAATGTCATGCTTGGAAAGTCCGGCGCCAAGCTGCTGGATTTCGGTCTGGCCAAGCTGCAGCCGTGGGGTGGGGTGATCCACGGTGTCAGCGGCATAACGCGCACCACGCCACTCACCGGCGAGGGGACAATTATCGGAACGCTGCAATACATGTCACCGGAACAGCTCGAAGGCCGTGAGGCCGATGCCCGCAGTGATATCTTCGCGTTCGGTGCGATCCTATATGAAATGGCCACCGGCAAGCGGGCGTTCGACGGCCGCAGCCAGGCGAGCTTGATCGCCGCTGTGCTCGAACGCGAACCGGCGCCGGTATCCCAGCTCGCTCCGTTGGCGCCCCCGGCGCTGGATCGGGTAGTGAGCAAATGTCTGGCGAAAGATCCCGAGGCTCGCTGGCAGTCGGCCCGGGACCTGACCGATGAACTCCGCTGGATTCAACAGTCCGGTTCTCTGGCAGGCGTACCGGCGGCGGTACAGGCGCGTCGCCGGTTCAGGCTTCGCCTCTCCTGGACAGTCGCAGCGGTAGCATCGCTGATCGCAGTAAGTCTGTTGGCGATACAGATCACCCGGCCCAAAACTGAGCCACTGGTCGCACGGTTTGCGATATCGCCACGCCATGATTTTTCCTCGGTATCGTGGCCGAGAATATCGCCCGACGGCAAGCTCTTCGCGTTTTTGGCAGCGGATTCCAGCGGAGCGCAGCGAATCTGGGTACGGCCGCTCAATTCGCTGGAACCCTACCCCCTGGTGGGCACGGAGAACGCCGGGCGTCCGTTCTGGTCGCCTGACAGCCGCCATCTGGCCTATTTCACCGGCAGCCAACTCAAGAAAGTTCCGGTAGGCGGGGGGCCGTCGCTGCTTATCTGCGAGGCCGACGGCGGCGCCGACGGCTCCTGGGGAGTCAACGACATGATCGTATTCGACGGAAGCATCACTGATTCTATTCGCATGGTGCCGGCCTCAGGAGGAGTAGCGTCAGCGGCAACTCAGATTGACCGCACGCGTGGCGAGCGCTATCACATGTGGCCCTGGTTTCTCCCGGATGGGGAGCATTTTCTCTATGTCGCCCAGGTAGACTCTGCGACCCAGTCAAACGGTATGCTGATGGTCGGCTCGGTAAGTGGAGACAAGCCAATTCCGCTGGTTCGTGTCGGCACTCGGATTGAATACAGCCCGGCCGGATTTGTCGTGTACATGACCGATAACATATTGGTCGCGCATCCGTTTGATGCCGGCAGTCTTCGCATGATCGGCGAACCGGTGCCGCTGGCCAACGATGTCCAGGCGGTCGGAGAGCCGGCGCATTTTTCGGTCTCGGACAACGGCACGCTGGTGTATCTTCGTGGCCAGGGCATGGGACAGCGTGAAATCCACCGGCTCAGTCGCTCAGGTCAGGACTTAGGCATGGTCGGCTCACCCGGGATGTACATAAACGTGGTGTTGTCGCCGGACGGCAGGAAATTCGCCTCTGAACGCACGGTCGAGCGGGGCAATTCCACCGACATCTGGGTATACGATCTGGAGCGTGACGTATCCTCGCGTCTGACTTTTGATCCGGCGGTAGAGGCTTGGCCGGTCTGGAGCGCCGACGGTTCCCGGGTGATTTTCGCTTCGAATCGCAACGGCAACCAGTTCCAGATCTATCAAAAGTCCGCTAATGGCCTGGACAACGACGAGCTGCTATTCAAGCACGACAGCGCATCGGTATTTCCCTTCAGCGCCGGACGGGACGGCCGCACGCTGATTGTGGGCGCGGCCCTGGGCAGGTTTGATCTCTGGCGGTTCGACATGGCCAGCAAGATTCTTGATACGCTGATTACCACGACCTTCAACGAACGCAGTGCGAGCCTCTCGCCCGATGGTCGCTTTCTGGCTTATCAGAGCAACGAGACCGATCGGCCCGAAATCTATGTCCGTGAGCTGAGCTCCGGCGGTGGCCGCTGGCAGATCTCCACCCGAGGCGGAAGGTTTCCTTCATGGCGGGCTGACGGCAAAGAGATCTTTTATGTTTCTACCGAATTCGATTTTGTCGCCGTACCGATTTCAACCGTAAACGGTTTTCAGGTGGGCTCCCCGGCTTCACCCTTCAACCGTCGGTATTATGGCGACCCTCAGGCGTCAATGAACCCATATCAAGCCTCCGCTGACGGCCAGCGATTTCTAGTTGTCTCTCAGGCGGCTCAGTCATCCACCGCTGAGTTTGTCATCA